A window of the Bacillus andreraoultii genome harbors these coding sequences:
- a CDS encoding type I restriction-modification system subunit M, protein MVEQTTQEQINHVLWQAVDTFRGKIDSTSFKDYILTMLFIKYLSDTYKEHLEQYTKQYKDNVKLIQQSMQQERFVLDKQSSFDYLYSKRNDLEIGDMINKALVRIEKENSGKLSGVFRNIDFNNEALLGRTKERNAMIRTLLEDFQKLSLKPSQLGNEDIVGNAYQYLIGLFASDAGKKGGEFYTPAEVSELLARLVKPQENDRIYDPTCGSGSLLIKVAQQVPNRKVAIYGQERNGATYSLARMNMYLHRIDDAKIEWGDTLAAPLHLENGKLMKFDKIVANPPFSLDKWAIGFASEVTNEKKFKMRAGLDPHSRFEWGVPPSSKGDFAFIQHMLYSLAENGTIVTIFPHGVLFRGASEKRIRKKIIEYNLLDAVIGLPKNLFYGVGIPVCILIFKKNREPKDVLFIDASSEEHYKKGKNQNKLRMEDIEKIIEIYEKRETMNKYSYVATLDEIVENDFNINIPRYVDTFEESEPIDMEVAKENIQNIRKELQEVEAQMEYYLRELGL, encoded by the coding sequence ATGGTTGAACAAACAACACAAGAACAAATTAACCATGTTTTATGGCAAGCAGTTGATACTTTTCGTGGGAAAATTGATTCAACTTCATTTAAAGATTATATATTGACGATGTTATTTATTAAATATTTAAGTGATACTTATAAAGAACATTTAGAACAATATACAAAGCAATATAAAGATAATGTAAAGTTAATACAACAATCGATGCAGCAGGAACGATTTGTTCTCGATAAACAATCTTCATTTGACTATTTATATAGTAAGAGAAATGATTTGGAAATTGGCGATATGATTAACAAAGCGCTTGTACGAATCGAAAAAGAGAACTCTGGGAAACTCAGCGGTGTTTTCCGCAATATTGACTTTAATAATGAGGCGCTACTAGGCAGAACAAAGGAAAGAAATGCGATGATTCGTACTTTACTAGAGGATTTTCAAAAACTTTCACTTAAACCATCACAATTAGGGAATGAAGATATTGTTGGAAATGCTTATCAATATCTCATTGGATTATTTGCTTCAGATGCTGGAAAGAAAGGTGGAGAGTTTTATACACCTGCTGAAGTTTCTGAATTACTTGCACGACTTGTAAAACCACAAGAAAACGACCGAATTTATGACCCGACATGTGGATCCGGTTCTTTATTGATTAAAGTGGCGCAACAAGTTCCAAATCGGAAGGTAGCGATTTACGGTCAGGAACGAAACGGAGCTACTTATTCGTTAGCACGAATGAATATGTATTTGCATCGAATTGATGATGCAAAAATTGAATGGGGCGATACGTTAGCAGCACCACTTCATTTAGAAAATGGGAAATTAATGAAATTCGATAAAATTGTTGCCAATCCTCCATTCTCCTTAGATAAGTGGGCAATAGGGTTTGCAAGCGAAGTTACAAATGAAAAAAAGTTTAAAATGAGAGCGGGGCTCGATCCTCACAGCCGTTTTGAATGGGGAGTTCCACCAAGTTCAAAAGGTGATTTTGCTTTTATTCAACATATGCTATACTCACTTGCGGAAAATGGAACAATTGTAACCATTTTCCCTCATGGTGTTTTGTTCCGGGGGGCAAGTGAAAAAAGGATACGTAAAAAAATTATTGAGTACAACCTTCTAGATGCGGTTATTGGACTTCCTAAAAATTTATTTTATGGTGTAGGTATCCCTGTATGTATTTTGATTTTTAAGAAAAATAGAGAACCAAAAGATGTTCTTTTTATTGATGCTTCGAGTGAAGAACATTATAAAAAAGGGAAAAACCAAAACAAATTACGAATGGAGGATATTGAAAAAATTATTGAGATATATGAAAAAAGAGAAACGATGAATAAATATTCCTATGTTGCAACACTTGATGAAATAGTTGAAAATGATTTCAACATAAACATCCCACGGTATGTTGACACATTTGAAGAATCAGAACCGATTGATATGGAAGTGGCGAAAGAGAATATTCAAAACATCCGAAAAGAACTCCAGGAAGTCGAAGCACAAATGGAGTATTATTTGCGAGAATTAGGTTTGTAG
- a CDS encoding NCS2 family permease codes for MNNFFQFTKKNTSYKQETLAGITTFLSIAYILVVNPIILYQAGMDRGAVFTATALTAIIGTLLIGLLANYPVAIAPSMGLNSFFTFSVCMNMGIKWEIALTAVFIAGVIFMLLSLMKIREKIINAIPEDLKHAIAAGIGFFIAFIGFKNAGIIVSNPDTFVSIGDLTSSTTALAIVGLIITILLLVRGINGGIFYGMVITTIIGMLAGLIKWPSSIVGTIPSLKPTFGVVFMNLHEIFTPDVLAVIFTFLFVAFFDTAGALIALTSQAGIMKNNEIPKIGRALLADSSAGAIGAILGTSTPATSVESSSGIAVGGRTGFTSIIIALCFGIALFFSPILSVITTEVTAPALIIVGALMAMDIKNIQWSKLEVVIPAFLTIIMMPLTSSVAYGLAFGFIIYPLALVAQKRYKEVHPIMYVLCLLFILYFLFIA; via the coding sequence ATGAATAACTTTTTTCAATTTACTAAAAAGAATACTTCCTATAAACAGGAAACGTTAGCAGGCATTACAACTTTTCTATCTATCGCTTATATTTTAGTAGTAAATCCGATTATTCTTTACCAAGCAGGAATGGATCGAGGTGCAGTCTTTACAGCAACCGCACTCACGGCAATCATTGGCACACTTCTTATTGGATTACTTGCCAACTATCCAGTTGCAATTGCTCCTAGTATGGGATTAAATTCTTTCTTCACATTTTCTGTTTGTATGAATATGGGAATTAAATGGGAAATTGCTTTAACAGCTGTATTTATTGCAGGGGTAATCTTTATGCTTTTAAGTTTGATGAAAATTCGCGAAAAGATTATTAATGCAATTCCAGAAGATTTAAAACATGCGATTGCGGCAGGGATTGGCTTTTTTATCGCATTTATTGGCTTTAAAAATGCAGGGATCATCGTTTCCAATCCAGATACATTTGTTTCGATTGGAGACTTAACCTCATCTACCACCGCACTAGCTATTGTTGGCCTTATCATTACGATTTTATTGTTAGTACGTGGAATTAACGGAGGTATATTTTACGGCATGGTCATTACGACAATAATTGGAATGCTCGCCGGTTTAATTAAATGGCCCTCTTCAATTGTTGGTACGATTCCAAGCTTAAAACCAACATTCGGTGTTGTGTTCATGAATTTGCACGAAATCTTTACACCTGACGTGTTAGCGGTTATTTTTACATTCTTATTTGTTGCTTTCTTTGATACAGCAGGTGCATTAATTGCACTTACAAGTCAAGCAGGAATTATGAAAAATAATGAAATCCCAAAAATTGGACGAGCTCTTTTAGCGGACTCTTCAGCCGGAGCAATCGGTGCCATTCTCGGGACATCAACCCCAGCAACAAGTGTTGAGTCATCATCTGGAATAGCAGTTGGTGGAAGAACGGGCTTTACATCTATTATCATCGCTCTTTGTTTCGGTATTGCGTTATTTTTCTCCCCTATCCTTTCTGTCATCACAACTGAAGTTACTGCACCTGCGTTAATTATCGTTGGGGCATTAATGGCGATGGATATAAAAAATATTCAGTGGAGCAAATTAGAAGTTGTTATTCCAGCATTTTTAACGATTATTATGATGCCACTTACTTCAAGCGTGGCGTACGGTTTAGCCTTTGGTTTTATTATTTACCCACTCGCACTCGTTGCACAAAAACGATATAAAGAAGTTCATCCAATTATGTACGTCCTCTGTCTTCTATTTATACTTTATTTTCTTTTTATCGCTTAG
- a CDS encoding IS1380-like element ISBco1 family transposase: protein MVTLTQKTLDFNHKIKLSNDGGSLSSDTGEFLFREFDEKIGFSKTLVKYLRLNDSRKYYLHSNENLLRQKVYQIIAGYAEDDAADQLTHDPVFKEIIETPTLASQPSLSRFYTRFDKDSIEQLNLANQEMLDKIHCFRQSKELFIDLDSTHSDTYGDQESSSYNTHYGTMGFHPLVAFDGATGDFLKAQLRPGNVYTSNGVVEFIRPLIKHYNEMFPETTLFLRGDSGFAVPGLYDLCEEESVLYIIRLKSNSQLQSLAKEYHPSSAPLDVSKTETYYEETIYQAKSWSKPRRVIIQSVRPAGELFFTHSFFVTNFELAFPQDIVRAYQKRGTMENYIKEAKNGFYFDHMNSHAFLVNEVKMMLTLLAYNLTNWLRTLCFPEGQKTMQIDTIRTRLIKAASKVVKSGRSLYFKLSSSFVYQNFFWDVLNRIQKLQLE from the coding sequence ATGGTTACTTTAACGCAAAAAACACTTGATTTCAATCATAAAATTAAATTGTCAAATGATGGAGGTTCTCTTTCCTCCGATACAGGTGAGTTTCTTTTTAGAGAATTCGATGAAAAAATTGGTTTTTCAAAGACTTTAGTTAAGTACTTGAGACTTAACGATTCAAGGAAATATTATCTTCATTCAAATGAAAACTTGTTACGTCAAAAAGTCTATCAAATCATTGCCGGGTATGCGGAAGATGATGCGGCTGATCAGTTGACTCATGATCCTGTGTTTAAGGAAATCATTGAAACTCCAACACTTGCTTCCCAGCCCAGTTTGTCTCGCTTTTATACACGATTTGATAAAGATTCAATTGAACAATTAAATCTGGCTAACCAAGAAATGCTTGATAAGATTCATTGTTTTCGACAATCGAAAGAGTTATTTATCGACTTGGATTCGACTCATTCGGATACATATGGGGACCAAGAATCTTCGTCATATAATACTCATTATGGCACGATGGGTTTTCATCCATTAGTCGCCTTTGATGGTGCGACTGGTGACTTTTTGAAAGCACAACTCCGTCCCGGAAATGTTTATACATCAAATGGTGTGGTGGAATTTATTCGGCCTCTCATTAAACATTATAACGAAATGTTTCCGGAAACTACCCTGTTTCTTCGTGGAGATAGTGGGTTTGCTGTTCCGGGATTATACGATCTGTGTGAAGAAGAATCTGTTTTGTATATTATTCGGTTGAAATCGAATTCACAACTACAAAGTTTAGCGAAGGAATACCATCCTTCTTCCGCACCTTTAGATGTTTCCAAGACGGAAACCTATTATGAAGAAACGATTTACCAAGCAAAATCATGGTCAAAACCAAGAAGGGTGATTATTCAATCGGTACGTCCTGCAGGTGAGCTGTTCTTTACCCATTCCTTTTTTGTTACTAACTTTGAATTAGCTTTTCCTCAAGATATCGTCCGAGCTTATCAAAAAAGAGGGACGATGGAAAACTATATCAAAGAAGCAAAAAATGGCTTTTACTTTGATCATATGAATAGCCACGCTTTTCTAGTGAACGAAGTAAAAATGATGTTAACACTTCTTGCATATAATTTGACCAATTGGTTACGAACTCTTTGTTTTCCGGAAGGTCAAAAAACTATGCAAATTGATACGATACGTACTCGGTTAATTAAAGCGGCAAGTAAAGTCGTGAAATCAGGCAGATCCCTTTACTTCAAACTATCATCGAGTTTTGTGTATCAAAATTTCTTTTGGGATGTACTGAATCGAATTCAAAAACTACAATTGGAATGA
- a CDS encoding CcdC family protein: MVYISFVVPIIMAIGVLVIRMKATKHPVNRKKIILPPVFMSTGALMFIFPYFRVTPLEILEAVVVGMIFSIFLIKTTHFETREGKIYVTRSKAFAFILVGLLLIRTALKAALSFTIDVGATGGMFWLLAFGMIVPWRIAMLIQYNRLEKSVSQENKIYDSEITNEIEPTV; encoded by the coding sequence TTGGTATATATTAGTTTTGTCGTTCCAATTATAATGGCGATTGGTGTTCTTGTCATTCGAATGAAAGCAACGAAACATCCGGTGAATCGAAAAAAGATTATTTTGCCACCAGTATTTATGAGTACAGGTGCGCTCATGTTTATTTTCCCTTACTTCCGTGTAACGCCACTAGAAATTTTAGAAGCCGTTGTTGTCGGAATGATTTTTTCTATTTTTCTCATTAAAACAACACATTTTGAAACTCGAGAGGGTAAAATTTACGTTACCCGCTCCAAAGCATTTGCCTTTATCTTAGTTGGTTTATTACTTATTCGCACAGCTCTTAAGGCAGCTTTAAGTTTTACAATCGATGTTGGAGCAACCGGTGGAATGTTTTGGCTCCTAGCCTTTGGTATGATTGTTCCATGGCGAATTGCGATGTTAATCCAATACAATAGATTAGAAAAAAGCGTGTCTCAGGAAAATAAAATATACGACAGCGAAATAACAAACGAAATTGAACCAACTGTATAA
- a CDS encoding FAD-dependent oxidoreductase — MDKKNIVVIGAGYSGVHAAKKLAGTFKNDDRVTITLIDRHSYHTMLTELHEVAAHRVEPSAVQMDLRKIFNRTKVNLVTDEVHHVDHHKKVVTTKNGLYSFDYLILAMGAEPNDFGTPGVKENGFTLWSWEDAMKLREHIEKTVRLAASELDFKKREAMLSFTVCGSGFTGVEMVGELLEWKRGLARENKLDEDEISLYLVEAAPTILNMLDRNDADKAERYMERKGIQILKNSPIVEVKEDHVVLKSGQIIPSYTLIWTAGVKANSDVKDYGMAKARAGRLKVNQYMEAEELDHVYVVGDLAYFEEEEGKPTPQIVEAAEQTALTAAKNIIAEIKGGEKVPYKGNYHGFMVSIGARYGVANLNGIRLSGWFAILMKHIVNLYYFFGIRSGYYMVQYIRHEFFEIKDKRNIFRNFTNRYGNVLWSFPLRLYVGCFWLVEAGAKLWGHDTWKQGMSSFSNVPNLFQGLGEDSWLVGNTVRMPFDWLQDPTSGATAADTGGEWSTPILSKMPFWFEWIMKIMLPTPEVAVFMQKFVIFVELGIGLALIAGLFTFLASLASAAFLVMFTLTAMLGWDKFWALPASIALLNGSGRTLGLDYWVIPYLQARLGHWWYGKEQAIYRDDK, encoded by the coding sequence ATGGATAAAAAGAATATCGTCGTCATTGGCGCCGGTTATTCGGGTGTTCACGCGGCAAAAAAGCTAGCTGGAACTTTTAAAAATGATGATCGTGTTACAATTACGTTAATTGATCGGCATTCTTACCATACGATGTTAACTGAACTTCATGAGGTTGCGGCACATCGTGTTGAGCCATCAGCCGTACAAATGGATTTACGAAAAATTTTTAACCGAACGAAAGTGAATTTAGTTACCGATGAAGTTCACCATGTTGATCATCATAAGAAAGTGGTTACAACAAAGAACGGATTATATAGCTTTGATTATTTAATATTAGCAATGGGTGCGGAGCCAAATGATTTTGGAACACCTGGTGTGAAAGAGAACGGATTTACATTATGGTCTTGGGAAGATGCGATGAAGTTACGCGAGCATATCGAAAAGACCGTCAGACTGGCAGCTTCTGAATTAGATTTTAAGAAGCGAGAAGCAATGCTTAGTTTTACCGTATGTGGGTCAGGTTTTACAGGCGTAGAAATGGTTGGCGAATTGTTAGAATGGAAGAGAGGTTTAGCAAGAGAAAATAAATTGGACGAAGATGAAATTTCATTATACTTAGTTGAAGCCGCACCAACTATATTAAATATGCTCGATCGAAATGATGCCGATAAAGCAGAAAGATATATGGAGCGAAAAGGTATTCAAATTTTAAAAAACTCTCCAATTGTTGAAGTGAAAGAAGATCATGTTGTCTTAAAATCAGGACAAATAATCCCATCTTATACATTAATTTGGACAGCCGGTGTAAAAGCCAACTCGGATGTTAAAGATTACGGTATGGCAAAAGCACGTGCTGGGCGTCTCAAAGTCAATCAATACATGGAAGCAGAAGAGTTAGATCATGTATATGTTGTTGGTGACTTAGCCTATTTTGAAGAAGAAGAAGGGAAACCAACGCCACAGATTGTTGAAGCAGCTGAACAAACTGCTTTGACAGCGGCAAAGAATATTATTGCGGAAATTAAAGGTGGCGAAAAAGTTCCATATAAAGGAAATTACCACGGTTTTATGGTGTCAATTGGTGCAAGATATGGTGTTGCTAATTTAAATGGCATTCGTTTAAGCGGTTGGTTCGCTATTTTAATGAAACATATCGTGAACTTATATTATTTTTTCGGTATACGCAGTGGGTATTACATGGTTCAATATATTCGTCATGAGTTTTTCGAAATAAAGGACAAGCGAAATATATTCCGAAATTTTACAAATCGGTACGGAAATGTACTTTGGAGTTTCCCGCTTAGACTCTATGTTGGTTGCTTTTGGTTAGTCGAAGCAGGGGCAAAATTATGGGGCCATGATACGTGGAAACAAGGGATGTCAAGTTTCAGTAATGTACCTAATTTATTTCAAGGATTAGGAGAAGATTCGTGGCTTGTAGGAAATACCGTACGGATGCCGTTTGATTGGTTGCAAGATCCAACGAGTGGAGCAACCGCGGCTGATACGGGTGGGGAATGGTCAACACCTATTTTAAGTAAAATGCCTTTTTGGTTTGAATGGATAATGAAAATAATGTTACCAACTCCAGAAGTAGCCGTATTTATGCAAAAATTTGTCATTTTCGTCGAGTTAGGTATTGGACTCGCATTAATCGCAGGATTATTTACTTTTTTAGCAAGTCTCGCAAGTGCAGCATTTCTTGTTATGTTTACGTTAACTGCGATGCTAGGTTGGGATAAGTTTTGGGCTCTCCCAGCATCGATTGCCTTATTAAATGGATCCGGTCGAACATTAGGGTTAGATTATTGGGTTATTCCATACCTTCAAGCTCGACTCGGTCATTGGTGGTATGGCAAAGAACAAGCAATTTACAGAGATGATAAGTAA
- the pplA gene encoding extracellular electron transfer flavoprotein PplA, which yields MDIKKILATSVISFSLLLGACGGNNDKAKDNKKEERNEQNSQGSGVDSENVKNKIVAGSPLQDGTYALTETDYDENGWKATERITVKGGKITKADYNYVNKDGKVKTDDDNYQKNMSDKVGVGPKDYVPQLNKALVDKQDAKQIEIVSGATHSSEKFINYSQQLIQKAQAGDTTEIKIDTGAPLEDGEYKLTEKNLDTNGWKTYINMTVKGGKITKVDYNNVNADGKLKSEDDEYEKNMKDKTGIGPKEYIPQLSKSLVDSQNTEGISVVSGATHSTHLFKMYAAQLINAAQRGDTTPIEVDNLVFAEE from the coding sequence ATGGATATAAAAAAAATATTAGCAACATCGGTCATCTCTTTTTCACTACTTCTAGGAGCTTGTGGAGGTAATAATGATAAAGCAAAGGATAACAAAAAAGAAGAACGAAACGAACAGAATAGTCAAGGTAGTGGAGTTGATAGCGAAAATGTGAAAAATAAAATTGTTGCAGGAAGCCCACTACAAGATGGAACATACGCTTTAACCGAAACAGATTATGATGAAAATGGTTGGAAGGCAACGGAGCGAATTACTGTTAAAGGTGGAAAAATTACGAAAGCAGATTATAATTACGTAAATAAAGATGGCAAAGTAAAAACAGATGATGATAATTACCAAAAAAATATGAGTGATAAAGTCGGTGTTGGGCCAAAAGATTACGTTCCTCAATTAAATAAAGCCTTAGTTGATAAACAGGATGCAAAACAAATAGAGATCGTATCTGGAGCGACACACTCTTCTGAAAAGTTCATTAACTATTCTCAGCAATTAATCCAAAAAGCCCAAGCTGGTGATACAACTGAAATTAAAATAGATACAGGTGCTCCATTGGAAGATGGTGAGTACAAGTTAACAGAGAAGAATCTTGATACAAACGGTTGGAAAACATATATTAACATGACCGTTAAAGGTGGAAAAATCACAAAAGTTGATTATAACAATGTGAATGCAGACGGAAAGTTAAAGTCTGAAGATGATGAATATGAGAAGAATATGAAAGACAAAACAGGAATTGGACCAAAAGAGTATATTCCTCAACTAAGTAAATCCTTAGTTGACAGTCAAAACACAGAAGGAATAAGTGTTGTAAGTGGAGCAACGCATTCTACTCACCTTTTTAAAATGTATGCAGCACAATTAATAAATGCCGCACAAAGAGGCGATACAACGCCAATTGAAGTTGACAACCTTGTTTTTGCAGAAGAATAA
- a CDS encoding IS1182 family transposase: MFKHYNMNQVVLPLNLEIKLKENDIAFAINDLVESIPEEAFEDFIRQTGRPAYHPRMMLKVILCGYTQSVFSGRKIEALLQDSIRMMWLAQGHEPSYRTINRFRSNPLIENILRECFVQFRNQLVEKELIEEEAIFIDGTKIEANANKFTFVWRKSIERYSDKLIEKSNQLYDELLEKEIIPAIEREKEEELSVKEMEEVVEKLDEKIEEYNKKIEVSEVGSERKKLRSERKLPIQSRKQWMDYITRKQKYQNDMEIFGDRNSYSKTDPDATFMRMKDDYMKNGQLKAGYNVQIATEGQYVLAYDVFPNPTDTRTLIPFLDTIEENFFELPEFIVADAGYGSEQNYEDIIENRNRTPLITYNQYRKEKKKKHKDNAFHVDNWEYNEDEDTFLCPNGRKVRFSHHSKRTDRYGFTREFKVYECEDCSDCPLRDLCTKAKEGNNRKVYINEKWESQKEYVRTKLSDEKTGEIYGKRKIDVEPAFGFLKANLGFTRFSVRGKQKVKNELAFALMAVNMRKVTAISGKIVTRNGKTPQKRFQANFLLPGTFLYTTFG; encoded by the coding sequence ATGTTTAAACATTATAACATGAATCAAGTAGTTTTACCGCTAAATTTAGAAATTAAGTTGAAAGAAAACGATATTGCTTTTGCGATCAATGATCTTGTCGAGAGTATTCCCGAAGAAGCTTTCGAGGACTTCATACGACAAACCGGCCGTCCCGCGTATCATCCTCGTATGATGTTGAAAGTCATTTTGTGTGGATATACGCAATCCGTGTTTTCCGGCCGTAAAATAGAAGCTTTATTACAGGATAGTATCCGCATGATGTGGCTGGCTCAAGGACATGAACCTAGCTATCGCACCATCAATCGCTTCCGTTCTAATCCACTCATTGAAAACATCCTACGTGAATGCTTTGTCCAGTTCCGAAATCAGCTCGTGGAAAAGGAATTGATTGAAGAGGAAGCCATTTTTATTGATGGTACAAAAATTGAAGCAAACGCAAATAAGTTCACCTTTGTATGGCGGAAGTCCATTGAAAGATATAGTGATAAGCTAATTGAAAAGTCCAATCAACTGTATGATGAGCTGCTAGAGAAGGAGATCATCCCAGCAATAGAGCGAGAAAAGGAAGAGGAACTTTCCGTCAAAGAAATGGAAGAAGTAGTCGAAAAGTTAGACGAGAAAATCGAGGAATATAATAAAAAGATTGAAGTATCTGAAGTTGGGAGTGAACGGAAAAAGCTCCGTTCCGAACGCAAATTACCCATACAATCTCGGAAGCAATGGATGGATTACATTACTCGCAAACAAAAGTATCAAAACGATATGGAGATTTTCGGTGATCGCAATAGTTACTCAAAGACGGACCCAGATGCGACGTTTATGCGCATGAAGGACGACTACATGAAGAACGGTCAATTGAAAGCTGGTTACAATGTCCAAATTGCGACGGAAGGTCAATATGTGCTCGCTTACGATGTTTTCCCAAACCCGACCGATACACGCACTTTAATTCCTTTTCTCGACACGATTGAAGAAAACTTTTTCGAGCTTCCGGAATTCATTGTCGCGGATGCAGGATATGGTAGCGAACAGAATTATGAAGATATCATCGAGAATCGAAATCGAACGCCACTTATTACATACAATCAATATCGAAAGGAGAAGAAAAAGAAGCATAAGGACAACGCTTTTCATGTAGATAATTGGGAATATAATGAGGACGAAGATACTTTTCTGTGCCCAAATGGTCGGAAAGTACGATTTAGCCATCATTCCAAACGAACAGACAGGTACGGATTCACCCGTGAATTTAAAGTGTACGAGTGTGAGGACTGTTCGGATTGTCCACTCCGCGATTTATGCACGAAAGCAAAAGAAGGGAACAACCGAAAAGTCTACATAAATGAAAAGTGGGAGTCCCAAAAAGAATATGTACGTACGAAGCTTTCAGACGAGAAAACTGGTGAAATTTACGGAAAACGTAAAATTGATGTAGAACCAGCGTTCGGTTTTCTGAAGGCTAATTTAGGTTTCACTCGTTTTTCCGTCAGAGGAAAACAGAAAGTGAAAAATGAATTAGCCTTTGCGTTGATGGCGGTGAATATGAGAAAAGTCACCGCCATCAGCGGTAAAATAGTGACGAGAAATGGAAAAACCCCACAAAAAAGGTTCCAAGCAAATTTTTTATTGCCTGGAACCTTTTTATATACTACTTTTGGCTAG
- a CDS encoding polyprenyl synthetase family protein, whose protein sequence is MRIHSMWENFPELQNELVDVLELIDTNIRVRDKTIEKIVKDLVHSGGKMLRPAYSLLCSSIGPEQDKEKAIAIAAAIECLHMATLVHDDVIDEAETRHGIATIHSFKGNKYAIYAGDYLFSLTFNLLSKHANSLADLEFNAKGMEKILIGELEQLNSRYIEPNSVKDYLSRISGKTAQLFAVSCYSGAVISKASRKMAINARNMGHYLGMAFQIIDDILDYKSDNKTLGKPVMHDIQQGIYTLPFIYATKENRTAFKPYIEKRDKLTNNDLTSIFNLIKEYQGIEKSFDLAKKYTKKALNELEKLPQGEYKTTLRNLTNYLLNRKM, encoded by the coding sequence ATGCGGATTCATTCCATGTGGGAAAACTTTCCGGAGTTACAAAATGAACTTGTAGATGTGCTTGAACTTATTGATACAAATATTCGTGTTCGCGATAAAACAATTGAAAAGATTGTGAAAGACCTTGTGCATTCTGGTGGAAAAATGTTAAGGCCTGCATATTCATTACTTTGCTCATCAATTGGTCCAGAACAAGATAAAGAAAAAGCAATTGCAATCGCAGCAGCTATAGAATGTTTGCATATGGCAACACTAGTCCATGATGATGTCATTGATGAAGCTGAAACGCGCCACGGAATAGCTACAATTCATTCGTTTAAAGGAAATAAGTATGCCATTTATGCTGGTGACTATTTATTTAGTCTTACTTTTAACCTTCTTTCAAAACATGCCAATTCCTTAGCTGATTTAGAATTTAATGCAAAAGGAATGGAAAAAATATTAATTGGCGAACTAGAACAACTGAATTCTCGCTATATTGAACCGAATTCAGTAAAAGACTACTTATCAAGAATTTCGGGGAAAACGGCACAATTATTTGCAGTTAGTTGTTATTCTGGTGCGGTAATCAGTAAGGCATCACGAAAAATGGCAATAAATGCTCGAAATATGGGACATTATCTCGGGATGGCTTTTCAAATTATTGATGATATACTGGATTACAAAAGCGATAACAAGACATTAGGGAAGCCAGTCATGCATGATATACAACAAGGAATTTATACATTACCGTTTATTTACGCAACGAAAGAAAATCGCACTGCTTTTAAACCGTATATTGAGAAGAGAGATAAGTTAACAAACAATGATTTAACTTCAATCTTCAATTTAATAAAAGAATATCAAGGAATCGAAAAATCATTTGATCTCGCAAAGAAATATACAAAAAAAGCTTTAAATGAATTAGAAAAATTACCTCAAGGGGAGTATAAAACGACCCTTAGAAATTTAACAAATTATTTGCTGAATCGGAAAATGTAA
- a CDS encoding Gx transporter family protein: MTKNQRIAYIALLAAQAVIISLVERAIPFPFLVAPGAKLGLANIITCMALYTLSTKDTIKVITIRLILSTLLGGTISTFMYSASGAIFSFLGMWAVKKLGPKRVSLIGVSTTGAILHNVGQLLIASWIAQTWTVLLYLPVLSFVGILAGIATGIMANFLLTHVEKLEYYMYLQSSKSVAK, encoded by the coding sequence ATGACAAAAAATCAGCGAATTGCATATATTGCGTTATTAGCAGCCCAAGCCGTGATCATTAGTCTAGTTGAACGGGCAATACCCTTCCCTTTTCTTGTAGCACCTGGTGCAAAACTAGGACTTGCGAATATTATTACATGTATGGCCCTTTATACATTATCCACAAAAGATACGATTAAAGTTATTACGATTCGATTAATTTTATCAACATTATTAGGTGGAACAATCTCAACTTTCATGTATAGCGCTAGTGGCGCAATCTTTAGTTTTCTTGGAATGTGGGCAGTGAAAAAACTAGGACCAAAGCGGGTTAGTTTAATTGGTGTCAGTACAACTGGAGCAATATTACATAATGTAGGGCAATTATTAATCGCTAGTTGGATCGCACAAACATGGACTGTATTACTTTATTTACCTGTACTTTCTTTTGTCGGTATTTTAGCTGGGATTGCAACTGGTATTATGGCTAACTTTTTACTAACTCATGTTGAAAAACTTGAATACTATATGTATTTGCAAAGTTCCAAATCAGTAGCAAAATAA